Within the [Enterobacter] lignolyticus SCF1 genome, the region CATCAGGCCCCAGACGTCTGGCCACTTCACTCAGCATCCAATAGATGGGCTTACGTTCAAATTTAGGCGAAGTTGCTGGTTGCCCTAAAATAACATAGGCCATGTTTCCAGCCGACTCATGAGGGATGAGATCTTCTTGTTCGGTAGGCATCAAATCGGGCAAAAGAATATCGTAATACTTTGCTGACGATGTCAGAAAATGATCTATGCCGACAATCATTTCACATTTTTGATCATCCTGCAGAATCTCATGCGTCCTGGCAATATCGCTATTCTGATTAATCAGGGTATTGCTGGCATAGCACCACATAAACTTAACCGGAACATCCAGTTTATCTTTCCCTCTGACGCCATCACGCGTCGCCGTCATTTCCGCGCCTCTGGCAATTGCATCCGGCCACGTGAAGACAGAAATTTTAGTTTTCACCGGATTTTCAAGCAGCGAGAACCACTCAGCGCCGAGATCGTATGTCCCTTCACGTAACCCTGTATTTCCTCCGTTAACTCCGACATTCCCCGTCAGAATCGCCAGCATAGCGATAGCCCTTGCCGTTTGTTCACCATTAGAATGGCGCTGCGGCCCCCATCCCTGACAAATATAGGCGGGTTTAGCCGCTCCAATCTCATTCGCCAGCTTAATAATTTTATCTTCCGGTATCCCGGTAATTGTTGATGCCCACTGCGGTGTTTTTGCTACACGATCGGGTCCATCCCCCAGGATATAAGCTTTGTAGTGCCCATTAGCCGGTGCCGTGGCAGGGAGTGTTTTTTCATCATAACCAATGCAATATTTATCGAGAAACGCCTGATCCACTAAGTTCTCGGTAATTAACACCCACGCAATCCCTGCAGCGAGAGCAGCATCTGTCCCTGGAAGAATCGGAATCCACTCATCTTCTCGTCCGGCTGCCGTATCACTATAGCGAGGGTCAATAATAATCATTCTTGCATTAGAGCGTTCGCGCGCCTGTTCAACATAATATGTCACCCCACCGCCGCTCATTCGTGTTTCAGCAGGATTATTGCCAAACATGACAACAAGCCTACTATTTTCTATATCGTCAGGGCTGTTGCCTTCATTCGCGCCATATAGATAAGTCATCGCCGCACTAATTTGAGCCGTACTATAACTCCCGTAGCGGCTCAAATAACCGCCACAGGAATTCATCAACCGATAAGGGACATTTGAGTTAGTGATGTTTCCACCATCGACACCGGTGCCATAAAGAACGTGCACGGCCTCATTGCCATAATCATTTAATATTCGCTTCAGGTTTTCTGAGATAATATTTAATGCTTCATCCCAGCTAATACGCTCAAACTTCCCTTCTCCTCGCTTGCCCACCCGTTTCATCGGATATTTTAATCGATCCGGATGATTCATTCTGCGCCGGATCGAACGGCCCCGCAGGCAGGCCCGGACCTGATGCTGACCATATGAATCATTGCCGGTCGTATCTGACTCAACCCAATAGACCTCATCATCGCGCACATGTAAGCGCAAAAGACAGCGACTACCGCAGTTAACGGTGCACGAGCTCCAAACCGCTTTTTCTTCTGGCTGAATCGCGTTTTCCGCCGCAATACTTCGCACACAGAAAGGTAACGAAAGGCCTCCCGCAGCGGCGACCAGACCACTGGATACCCCCGCCTGAATTAACCTGCGTCTTGTTACCTGCAAACATATAAGATGATCATCTTCATTACTTGCCATAATTCCCATCCAGTCTTCCGTGAAATATTTCTGTTAAATAATAAACAGAGGCTACAAATAAACCTCATGAATATATCTTTCATTGCTGCAGAAAATATTGATAAAGCACATTTCTAATTATTTAAAACTAAAAACATGCCAGAAGTATAGGCGGTTCAATAACCGAAGAATCGTGACAAGTATCACATTGAATATTATATGCGATAACGAATTATCGTTTTTATACGGATGCCAGAGGCTGTCTGGCATCCGTATGACAGTTTAGCTGGCGACAGCCATACCCACGGTCATGTGCAGGCCATAGAACACGCCGCGGCCGATAAGCTCACCGGCCACCACCAGCGCGAACGCCAGGCTCAGCAGCGGCAGCGCCGGCTGATAGCCCTTAAGCTGCGGCGCCACCCAGCACGCCAGCGCCAGCGCTATCGCCACCAGCCGCCATGACATCAGCGAGCCGTAGTCCGGCACCAGCGCGGCCGCCTGCTGGACAGAGCTGTGGATCGTCGCCAGTTCGCTCCCCTGCATCACGGTCACCACCGCGCTGGCCAGCAGCGCCAGCAGCGTTACCGCCGGCAGCAGGCGCATCGCCCACCCTTCGACCCCCGCCAGACGCAGCAGCAGACAGCCCAGCAGCGGCCCGCCGATAAACAGCGTCAGGAAGAAGCTCACCGGCGTCCAGACGCTGTACCAGGTCGGTACGGTATCGATGGTGCTGTACACCCGCGCCATCATCCACACGAACACCACGCCCAGCACCATCGTCACCGTCAGCCACAGGCTGCGCAGCCCCTGGGGCAGTTTATTCACCACCGCCAGCAGCCAGCCCAGCCCGCCAATCGCAAAGAAGACAGCGCCGCTGGCGATTTCGTTACTCAGCGAGGAGGCCCCCACGCGGTTCAGCGAGTTGAACGCGCGCAGCGGCGAGCCAAGGTGCAGCGTCGAGGCGACAAAGCCAATCCCCATCAGCACCCACAGCCCGAACATGCTCATCACCACGCGCTGCTGCTGCTCCCGGCTCAGCGAGCCTTTCATCAGCGCCAGCGCCAGAACGATGAACCCGCCCGCCACGCACTGTCCGAAGACCGTGAAGATCATCAGCGGCCATTCATGCCATCCACTTCCCATCTCACACCTCCTTCGGGTTTGCCAGGTAGCCCGTGGTATCCCCGGTCGGGCGGCTGTTGGCGTTGGGTTTAATTACAATGCACGGTTTGGTGAAATGCGCAGACGGCAGCGGCGCTACCGCGGCCAGCTGACCGTGCTTCTGACGCAGCTCTTCAATCGGCCCGAAGTCCAGCGCCCGCAGCGGACAGGACTCGACGCAAATCGGTTTTTTGCCGTCGGCCACGCGCTCATGACAGCCGTCGCATTTGGTCATGTGACCCTTCGCCGCGTTGTACTGTGGCGCGCCGTACGGGCAGGCCATATGACAGTAGCGGCAGCCGATGCACACGTCTTCGTCCACCACCACAAAGCCATCTTCGCGCTTGTGCATCGCACCGCTCGGACACACCTTGGTACAGGCCGGGTCCTCGCAGTGGTTACAGGCAATGGATAAATAGTAGGCAAAGACGTCCTGGTGCCAGACGCCGTTATCCTCCTGCCAGTCGCCGCCTGCATACTCGTAAATGCGGCGGAAGCTGACGTCCGGCGTCAGATCTTTGTAGTCCTTACAGGCCAGCTCACAGGTTTTACAACCGGTGCAACGGCTGGAGTCAATAAAAAATCCATACTGGGTCGTCATCGGTTACTCCTTACGCCTTCGTGACCTGAACAAGGTTGGTGTGCGACGGGTTGCCCTTCGCCAGCGGTGAAGGCCGCTGCGTCGTCAGCACGTTAATGCAGCCCGCCTGGTCAACGCCTTTGGCATCCGGCGCATACCATGCCCCCTCGCCTAACGCCACAACGCCCGGCATCATGCGCGGCGTCACTTTTGCTTCGATATGCACCTCGCCGCGGTCGTTGAAGATGCGGACGCGATCGCCGTTAGCAATACCGCGCGCTTTCGCATCCATCGGGTTGATCCACATTTCCTGACGACAGGCCGCTTTCAGCACGTCAACGTTGCCGTAGGTCGAGTGAACGCGCGACTTATAATGGAAACCGGTCAGCTGCAGCGGGAATTTCTCCGTCAGCGGATCGTTATAGTTTTCGAACCCTGGCGTGTAGATCGGCAGCGGATCGATAACGTCGCCTTCCGGCAGCTCCCAGGTTGCGGCAATGTTAGCCAGCGCCTCAGAGTAAATTTCGATTTTGCCCGACGCCGTGGTCAGCGGGTTGGCGTGCGGATCCTCGCGGAACGCTTTGTACGCCACGTGATGCCCTTCCGGATCGCGCTGTTTGAACATCCCCTGCTGACGGAAGGTGTCGAAATCCGGCAGGTCAGGAATCGCCTTACGCGAAAGCTCGTGCAGATGGCGCATCCACTCTTCCTGAGTACGCCCTTCCGTGAATTTTTCTTCAACGCCAAGACGTTTCGCCAGGGCAGACATCATGTCGTAGATATTTTTGCATTCGAAACGCGGTTTGATAGCCTGGTCGGTAAAGATGACGTAGGACATGTTGCCGCAGGAGGCATCAAGCGCGAAGTCCATCTGCTCCGACGCCGTACAGTCCGGCAGCAGAATATCGGCATATTTCGCCGACGACGTCATATGGCAGTCGATGACCACGATAAGCTCGCACTTCTTGTCATCCTGCAGGATGTCGTGGGTGCGGTTAATCTCGGAGTGCTGGTTGATAATGCAGTTGCCGGCATAGTTCCAGATCATCTTGATCGGCACGTCCAGCTTATCTTTACCGCGAACGCCATCGCGCAGCGCCGTCATTTCCGGTCCGCGTTCAATCGCATCGGTCCACATAAACATGGAGATACTGGTTTCAACCGGGTTTTCCAGCGTCGGCATACGCTCAAACGGCAGATCGTAAGAGCCTTCGCGCGCGCCGGTGTTACCGCCGTGAATACCGACGTTGCCGGTCAGAATGGAGAGCATTGAGATAGCGCGGGTGGCGATTTCACCGTTGGCGTGACGCTGCGGCCCCCAGCCCTGGCTGATAAAGGCTGGCTTAGTGCTGCCGATTTCGCGCGCCAGTTTCACAATACGGTCAGCCGGGATCCCGGTAATGGTTGACGCCCATTCCGGCGTTTTGGCGATACCGTCTTTGCCCTGCCCCAGGATATAGGCCTTGTAGTGGCCGTTCGCCGGAGCGCTGGCTGGCAGCGTTTTCTCGTCGTAGCCGACGCAGTACTTATCAAGAAACGGTTGATCGACCAGGTTTTCGGTAATGAGCACCCACGCAATGCCGTTAACCAGCGCCGCATCGGTGCCCGGACGAATCGGGATCCACTCATCCTCACGACCGGCTCCGGTGTCGGTATAGCGCGGGTCGACAATGATCATGCGGGCGTTGGATTTCTGCCGCGCCTGTTCGAGGTAGTAGGTCACCCCGCCGCCGCTCATCCGTGTTTCGCCCGGGTTATTGCCAAACAGTACGACCAGCTTGCTGTTTTCAATATCCGACGGGCTGTTGCCGTCGGCCCAGCCGCCGTAGGTGTAGTTCAGACCGGCGGCAATCTGCGCCGAGGAGTAGTCGCCGTAGTGGTTCAGATAACCGCCGCAGCAGTTCATCAGCCGCGCCACCAGGGTTTTTCCCGGCGGCCAGGAGCGGGTCATGGTGCCGCCCAGCGTACCGGTGCCATAGTTCAGGTAGATGGACTCATTGCCATAGTCCTTAATCAGGCGCTGCATATTGCTGGCAATGGTATCGAAGGCCTCTTCCCAGCTGATACGCTCAAATTTGCCTTCGCCGCGTTTACCCACGCGTTTCATCGGATATTTCAGACGATCGGGGTTATAGACGCGACGGCGCATTGACCGCCCGCGCAGGCAGGCGCGAACCTGATGTAACCCTTCATAGTTATCGTCACCGGTGTTATCGGTTTCGACATACTTAATTTCGCCGTCGACGACGTGCATCCGTAGCGGACAACGGCTACCACAGTTAACGGTACAGGCGCTCCAGACGACTTTCTCTGGCGCGCCTGCGGGGGAGATGGCATCTGCGGCACTGGCTATGCGCGTAAAGGGTAAAGTAAAGGCGCTGCTGGCCATCGCCAGGCCGCCTATCGCCGTGGTCTTCATCAGACCGCGGCGGCTTACCTCGGCAGCCAGTAAAGCATCGGGGGCTTTAATTTTCATGGATACTCACTTCATTGCTCAGTGAAATGAACCACCGCTATATAGTTAATTATATAACGGAATCACTTTTTTTTAGTCGTTTGTGCTACATGCTATTCGAAGGGAGTATTACCACTTTCAACATTGTGGTTATTGTTCAACGTCAATGTGGGCATAAAAAAAGCGCCCGGAGGCGCTTTTTATGACGTTTTTAGTATGTCATTCGGAAAACTTATCCGATGAACTCTAGTCCTTTCATATAAGGACGCAGTACTTCCGGGATAGCGATACGACCGTCCGCCTGCTGATAGTTTTCCATCACCGCCACCAGCGTACGGCCAACCGCCAGACCAGAACCGTTCAGGGTGTGAACCAGACGGGTCTTCTTGTCAGACTTGCTGCGGCAGCGGGCCTGCATACGACGGGCCTGGAAGTCCCAGACGTTAGAGCAGGAGGAAATTTCGCGATAGGTATTCTGCGCCGGAACCCAGACTTCCAGATCGAACGTTTTGCAGGCGCCGAAGCCCATATCGCCCGTACACAGCGCCACACGGCGATACGGCAGACCCAGCAGCTCCAGTACCTTCTCGGCGTGGCTGGTCATCTCTTCCAGCGCGTCCATAGAATCTTCCGGACGGACTATCTGCACCATCTCGACCTTGTCAAACTGGTGCATACGGATAAGACCGCGGGTATCGCGACCGTAGGAACCGGCTTCAGAACGGAAGCACGGCGAATGCGCGGTCAGCTTGATCGGCAGATCGTCTTCATCAAGAATTTCGTCGCGAACAAGGTTGGTCAGCGGCACTTCTGCGGTTGGGATCAGCGCATAGTTGCTGCTGTCCGCTTCTTCTTCCAGCGGACGCGTGTGGAACAGGTCGCCGGCAAATTTCGGCAGCTGGCCGGTACCGTACAGGGTGTCGTGGTTCACCAGATACGGCACGTAGGTTTCGCTGTAGCCGTGCTGTTCAGTGTGCAGATCCAGCATAAACTGCGCCAGCGCGCGGTGCAGATGGGCGATTTGCCCTTTCATCACCACAAAACGGGAGCCGGTCAGCTTCACAGCGGCGGCAAAATCCAGCCCCGCGTGCATTTCGCCGAGCGTCACATGGTCGCGAACGTCGAAGTCAAACTCGCGCGGGGTACCCCAGCGTTTCACTTCAACGTTGTCGTTTTCGTCTTTACCTACCGGCACGCTGTCGTCAGGAATGTTCGGGATTGCGAGCGCGATATCGCGGATTTCCGCCTGCAGCACGTCCAGCTCGGCTTTCGCCTGATCCAGTTCTTCGCCAAGCTTGTTCACTTCCAGGCGTAACGGCTCGATGTCTTCCCCACGCGCTTTCGCCTGGCCAATGGATTTCGATCGCGAGTTGCGTTCAGCCTGCAGGTTTTCGGTTTGAACCTGCAGAACTTTACGACGCTCTTCAAGAGCGCGCAGTTTATCTACATCCAGCTTAAAGCCCCGGCGTGCCAGTTTTTCTGCGACTGCGTCTGGCTCGTTACGCAGCAGATTGGGATCGAGCATGCTTATCCTGTGCTTATCGAATTAATAAAATAGGAGGAAATGACCGCAGCCTGCGGTCACAGAGATACCTTACCAACATTACCGCAACGTCAGGCCTAACGGTAGCGTTTTATAGGGCTATTTTGATCCTGTCCGGCGAGCCAGGCGAGCTTTTCGCCAATCTTGCCTTCAAGACCTCTGTTTGTCGGGTGATAATAGCGCGTTTGTGCCAGCTCCTGCGGGAAATACTCCTCCCCCGCCGCGTAGGCGTTGGGCTCATCGTGCGCGTAGCGGTACTCCTGTCCGTAGCCCATTTCCTTCATCAGCTTCGTCGGCGCATTGCGCAGATGCACCGGCACGTCGTAATCCGGACGCTCGCGGGCGTCGGCCATCGCGGCCTTAAAGGCGGTATAGACGGCATTGCTTTTCGGCGCGCAGGCGAGATAGACAATGGCCTGCGCGATAGCCCGCTCGCCCTCAGCAGGCCCCACGCGGGTAAAACAGTCCCAGGCGGAAAGCGCCACCTGCATGGCGCGTGGGTCGGCGTTACCGACATCTTCAGAAGCGATAGCCAGGCAGCGGCGGGCGACGTACAGCGGGTCGCCGCCGGCGGTGATGATGCGCGCATACCAGTACAGCGCGGCATCCGGCGCGCTGCCGCGTACCGACTTATGCAGCGCCGAAATAAGATCGTAAAACCGATCGCCCTTATTATCAAAACGCGCGCTGCGCTCGCCGGCGATTTCAGTCAGCAGCCCGGCCTTCAGCACGCGCTTACCGGCATCGTCGCTCTCGGCCATATCAGCCATCATTTCCAGCGTGTTCAGCGCCCGGCGCGCATCGCCGTTGACCAGCTCAGCGATAGCCCGCCGGGTATCGTCCGGCAGCACGATGTTCTGGCCGCCGTAGCCGCGCGACGTATCGTCCATCGCCTGGGTCAATACCAGCTCGATATCGTCGACGGACAGGGATTTCAGCAGATATACGCGGGCGCGCGACAGCAGCGCCGAGTTGAGCTCAAAAGAGGGGTTTTCCGTGGTCGCGCCGATGAAGGTGATCGTGCCGTCTTCAATATGCGGCAGGAATGCATCCTGCTGGCTTTTATTAAAGCGGTGGACTTCGTCGACGAACAAAATCGTACGGCGGCCCGCGTTGCGGTTCTGACGGGCCCGCTCGATCGCTTCGCGAATCTCCTTCACGCCGGACGTCACGGCGGAGATCCGCTCAACGTCGGCGCTGGCATAACGGGCGATAACCTCCGCCAGCGTCGTTTTTCCGGTACCGGGCGGCCCCCAGAGGATCATCGAATGCAGATGTCCGGCCTCGATGGCGCGCGGCAGAGGTTTACCCGGCGCCAGCAGGTGCTGCTGGCCGATGTACTGCGCTAACGTTTCTGGCCGCATACGCGCGGCCAGAGGTTGAAAGGCATTATCGGAAAAATCGAGCGACAGGTTGCTCACGCGTGCCTCTTACTTGCGTTGGTCATCCACGGTGACGCCCTTCGGCGGGGTGAAGGAGAACTTAGACGCATCCACCGCGCCGTTCTGCTGCGACTTCAGCTGATAGCTGCTGCGCTGCTCGTCCTGCTCCACCGCGCTGAACTGGTGAATGGTGCCGTCACGGCCGACGTTAATCGTAAACTGTTTCAGATTGCCGCTGGAGCCTTTCGGCGTCAGCACGAAGTCATCGCCGTTCTGCTTAATATTGTACTGCTGCCAGTCGCTGGACTGGTTGCGGGCGATCAGCATAAACGGCGTGTTGCTGGTCGCATCTTTCAGCCAGGTAGCCGTCGCCTGCTCAACGAACGGGTTGTAGAACCACAGGGTTTTACCGTCAGAGACCAGCACGCTTTCATCCGGCTGCGTCATATGCCAGTTGAACAGGTTAGGACGTTTTACCCACAGATCGCCCTGTCCGTCCTGCACCGCGTTGCCGCTGCCGTCGGTCACCTTCTGCGTGAAGCTGGCGTGGAAGCTGCTCACCTTATCCAGACGGCTTTTCAGGTCGCTTGCCGCATCGGCCCAAACGCTGCTGGCAACAAAGCTGGTCAGTAAAGCACAGGTGATGGCGATTTTTTTCATCTTGATTCCTTAAATGCGTCACTCCCGACGCGGGAGCCTCTTGTCCCCACTGTAGGCCTCGCGCCCACAGGGGAACAGAAGAAAATGCTGATTCTTTGGTTATTTACCCAACTTTGCACATCAGTCAAACGGCGGCGGCGCCAGCACCTCACGGTTGCCGTTATGACCGGCCTCGCTGACGATGCCCTGCGCTTCCATTTGCTCAATGATGCGCGCCGCGCGGTTGTAGCCGATGCGGAACTGGCGCTGGACGCCGGAAATGGACGCTTTGCGTTTTTCCGTCACGAAGTTAACGGCCTGGTCGAACAGCGGGTCGAGCTCCTCGCCGCTGTCAAAACCACCGCCGCCGCCTTCGCTTTCGCTGTCGGAGGTAATGCCGTCAACGTACTGCGGACGACCGCGCGCCTTCCAGTCCTGCACCACGGCGTGTACTTCCTGATCGCGAACAAATGCGCCGTGAACGCGCACCGGCGCGGCGCTGGAGTTCGGCCCGGCATACAGCATGTCCCCCATCCCGAGCAGCGATTCCGCCCCGCCCTGATCGAGGATCGTACGGGAGTCAATCTTACTGGAAACGGTAAAGGCGATACGGGTCGGAATGTTGGCTTTAATCAGGCCCGTGATCACGTCAACCGACGGACGCTGCGTCGCCAGCACCAGGTGAATACCAGCAGCGCGCGCTTTCTGCGCCAGACGGGCGATAAGCTCTTCCACTTTTTTACCGACGGTCATCATCAGGTCGGCGAATTCGTCCACCATCACCACGATATACGGCAGTTTTTCCAGCGTCGGATGCACGGCATCCATGCTGTCGCCCGGCTTCCAGTATGGGTCCGGAATCGGACGTCCCATACGTGCCGCCTCGGCGATTTTTTCGTTATACCCCGCCAGATTACGTACGCCCAGCGCGGACATCAGCTTGTAGCGGCGCTCCATTTCGTTGACGCTCCAGCGCAGGGCGTTGGCGGCGTCCTTCATGTCGGTGACGACTTCCGTCAGCAGATGCGGGATGCCTTCATAGACCGAAAGCTCCAGCATTTTCGGGTCGATCATGATGAAACGCACATCTTCCGGCTGCGCTTTGTAGAGCATGCTGAGGATCATGGCGTTGACGCCAACCGACTTACCGGAACCGGTCGTCCCGGCAACCAGCAGGTGCGGCATTTTCGCCAGATCGGCAATCACCGGTTCACCGGCGATATCTTTCCCCAGCACCACGGTCAGCGGCGACGGGCTCTCGCGGAATTTCGCGCAGTCCAGCACTTCTCGCAGATACACGGTCTGGCGTTTCTTGTTCGGCAGCTCCAGCCCGACGTACGGTCTGCCGGGGATCACTTCCA harbors:
- the ynfF gene encoding selenate/tellurate reductase subunit YnfF; its protein translation is MASNEDDHLICLQVTRRRLIQAGVSSGLVAAAGGLSLPFCVRSIAAENAIQPEEKAVWSSCTVNCGSRCLLRLHVRDDEVYWVESDTTGNDSYGQHQVRACLRGRSIRRRMNHPDRLKYPMKRVGKRGEGKFERISWDEALNIISENLKRILNDYGNEAVHVLYGTGVDGGNITNSNVPYRLMNSCGGYLSRYGSYSTAQISAAMTYLYGANEGNSPDDIENSRLVVMFGNNPAETRMSGGGVTYYVEQARERSNARMIIIDPRYSDTAAGREDEWIPILPGTDAALAAGIAWVLITENLVDQAFLDKYCIGYDEKTLPATAPANGHYKAYILGDGPDRVAKTPQWASTITGIPEDKIIKLANEIGAAKPAYICQGWGPQRHSNGEQTARAIAMLAILTGNVGVNGGNTGLREGTYDLGAEWFSLLENPVKTKISVFTWPDAIARGAEMTATRDGVRGKDKLDVPVKFMWCYASNTLINQNSDIARTHEILQDDQKCEMIVGIDHFLTSSAKYYDILLPDLMPTEQEDLIPHESAGNMAYVILGQPATSPKFERKPIYWMLSEVARRLGPDVWQTFTEGRTQHEWVRYLCEKTKERNPDMPDYEQMKTVGIYKRKCPDNHVVAFKSFREDPVANPLSTPSGKIEIFSERLANIANTWELKADEIINPLPVYAPGFEGHEDPAREEFPLQLTGFHYKGRTHSTYGNIDVLQQACPQEIWINPLDARARGIENGDVVNVFNKRGQMQIRAKVTPRIIPGVTAMGQGAWLKADMFGDKVDHGGSINILTSPRPSPLAKGNPSHSNLVQVTKA
- a CDS encoding dimethyl sulfoxide reductase anchor subunit family protein, coding for MGSGWHEWPLMIFTVFGQCVAGGFIVLALALMKGSLSREQQQRVVMSMFGLWVLMGIGFVASTLHLGSPLRAFNSLNRVGASSLSNEIASGAVFFAIGGLGWLLAVVNKLPQGLRSLWLTVTMVLGVVFVWMMARVYSTIDTVPTWYSVWTPVSFFLTLFIGGPLLGCLLLRLAGVEGWAMRLLPAVTLLALLASAVVTVMQGSELATIHSSVQQAAALVPDYGSLMSWRLVAIALALACWVAPQLKGYQPALPLLSLAFALVVAGELIGRGVFYGLHMTVGMAVAS
- a CDS encoding DMSO/selenate family reductase complex B subunit, whose protein sequence is MTTQYGFFIDSSRCTGCKTCELACKDYKDLTPDVSFRRIYEYAGGDWQEDNGVWHQDVFAYYLSIACNHCEDPACTKVCPSGAMHKREDGFVVVDEDVCIGCRYCHMACPYGAPQYNAAKGHMTKCDGCHERVADGKKPICVESCPLRALDFGPIEELRQKHGQLAAVAPLPSAHFTKPCIVIKPNANSRPTGDTTGYLANPKEV
- the dmsA gene encoding dimethylsulfoxide reductase subunit A, which codes for MKIKAPDALLAAEVSRRGLMKTTAIGGLAMASSAFTLPFTRIASAADAISPAGAPEKVVWSACTVNCGSRCPLRMHVVDGEIKYVETDNTGDDNYEGLHQVRACLRGRSMRRRVYNPDRLKYPMKRVGKRGEGKFERISWEEAFDTIASNMQRLIKDYGNESIYLNYGTGTLGGTMTRSWPPGKTLVARLMNCCGGYLNHYGDYSSAQIAAGLNYTYGGWADGNSPSDIENSKLVVLFGNNPGETRMSGGGVTYYLEQARQKSNARMIIVDPRYTDTGAGREDEWIPIRPGTDAALVNGIAWVLITENLVDQPFLDKYCVGYDEKTLPASAPANGHYKAYILGQGKDGIAKTPEWASTITGIPADRIVKLAREIGSTKPAFISQGWGPQRHANGEIATRAISMLSILTGNVGIHGGNTGAREGSYDLPFERMPTLENPVETSISMFMWTDAIERGPEMTALRDGVRGKDKLDVPIKMIWNYAGNCIINQHSEINRTHDILQDDKKCELIVVIDCHMTSSAKYADILLPDCTASEQMDFALDASCGNMSYVIFTDQAIKPRFECKNIYDMMSALAKRLGVEEKFTEGRTQEEWMRHLHELSRKAIPDLPDFDTFRQQGMFKQRDPEGHHVAYKAFREDPHANPLTTASGKIEIYSEALANIAATWELPEGDVIDPLPIYTPGFENYNDPLTEKFPLQLTGFHYKSRVHSTYGNVDVLKAACRQEMWINPMDAKARGIANGDRVRIFNDRGEVHIEAKVTPRMMPGVVALGEGAWYAPDAKGVDQAGCINVLTTQRPSPLAKGNPSHTNLVQVTKA
- the serS gene encoding serine--tRNA ligase encodes the protein MLDPNLLRNEPDAVAEKLARRGFKLDVDKLRALEERRKVLQVQTENLQAERNSRSKSIGQAKARGEDIEPLRLEVNKLGEELDQAKAELDVLQAEIRDIALAIPNIPDDSVPVGKDENDNVEVKRWGTPREFDFDVRDHVTLGEMHAGLDFAAAVKLTGSRFVVMKGQIAHLHRALAQFMLDLHTEQHGYSETYVPYLVNHDTLYGTGQLPKFAGDLFHTRPLEEEADSSNYALIPTAEVPLTNLVRDEILDEDDLPIKLTAHSPCFRSEAGSYGRDTRGLIRMHQFDKVEMVQIVRPEDSMDALEEMTSHAEKVLELLGLPYRRVALCTGDMGFGACKTFDLEVWVPAQNTYREISSCSNVWDFQARRMQARCRSKSDKKTRLVHTLNGSGLAVGRTLVAVMENYQQADGRIAIPEVLRPYMKGLEFIG
- the rarA gene encoding replication-associated recombination protein RarA → MSNLSLDFSDNAFQPLAARMRPETLAQYIGQQHLLAPGKPLPRAIEAGHLHSMILWGPPGTGKTTLAEVIARYASADVERISAVTSGVKEIREAIERARQNRNAGRRTILFVDEVHRFNKSQQDAFLPHIEDGTITFIGATTENPSFELNSALLSRARVYLLKSLSVDDIELVLTQAMDDTSRGYGGQNIVLPDDTRRAIAELVNGDARRALNTLEMMADMAESDDAGKRVLKAGLLTEIAGERSARFDNKGDRFYDLISALHKSVRGSAPDAALYWYARIITAGGDPLYVARRCLAIASEDVGNADPRAMQVALSAWDCFTRVGPAEGERAIAQAIVYLACAPKSNAVYTAFKAAMADARERPDYDVPVHLRNAPTKLMKEMGYGQEYRYAHDEPNAYAAGEEYFPQELAQTRYYHPTNRGLEGKIGEKLAWLAGQDQNSPIKRYR
- the lolA gene encoding outer membrane lipoprotein chaperone LolA, with amino-acid sequence MKKIAITCALLTSFVASSVWADAASDLKSRLDKVSSFHASFTQKVTDGSGNAVQDGQGDLWVKRPNLFNWHMTQPDESVLVSDGKTLWFYNPFVEQATATWLKDATSNTPFMLIARNQSSDWQQYNIKQNGDDFVLTPKGSSGNLKQFTINVGRDGTIHQFSAVEQDEQRSSYQLKSQQNGAVDASKFSFTPPKGVTVDDQRK